A genome region from Methylobacterium sp. FF17 includes the following:
- the hfq gene encoding RNA chaperone Hfq, translated as MAGERAQNLQDTFLNHVRKNKIPLTIFLVNGVKLQGVVTWFDNFCVLLRRDGHSQLVYKHAISTIMPGHPVQLFEPDETAPEKA; from the coding sequence ATGGCGGGCGAACGCGCACAGAACCTCCAGGACACGTTCCTGAACCATGTTCGCAAGAACAAGATTCCGCTGACCATCTTCCTCGTGAACGGCGTCAAGCTTCAGGGCGTGGTGACGTGGTTCGATAATTTCTGCGTGCTGCTGCGGCGCGACGGTCATTCCCAGCTCGTCTACAAGCACGCGATCTCGACGATCATGCCGGGCCATCCGGTCCAGCTCTTCGAGCCCGACGAGACCGCGCCCGAGAAGGCCTGA
- the hflX gene encoding GTPase HflX, translating to MTELMTPGEARLQAMAAPEGDIAAATHTLVIGPYLGRAAAAARSATGASPEALRSSEARLDEAAGLAAAIELDVVEAIVAPVQRIRPSTYLGKGRVEELAGVIRAREIGLVVMDCALSPVQQRNLEKAFGCKVIDRTGLILEIFGRRASTREGTLQVEHAHLAYQRSRLVRSWTHLERQRGGFGFLGGPGETQIEADRRMIQERMTKIERELDSVTRTRGLHRQSRARVPYPIVALVGYTNAGKSTLFNILTKAQVMAQDMLFATLDPTARATKLPHGETVILSDTVGFISELPTSLIAAFRATLEDVIHADILLHVRDVAHVDSEAQAEDVGSVLRELGIETSASRIIEVWNKADLLDADERNRLLNLSTHGRNDRDSDAPVLVSAVTGEGLDVLTARIEARIARQRSTFAVILPPEDGAALHWLYENAEVLDRREEEGGTMHLAIRIAPEKEPRFLNRFAGARRLNRVG from the coding sequence ATGACTGAACTGATGACCCCCGGCGAGGCCCGGCTCCAGGCGATGGCCGCACCGGAAGGCGATATCGCCGCGGCAACCCACACCCTCGTCATTGGGCCTTATCTCGGGCGGGCCGCCGCCGCGGCGCGAAGTGCCACGGGCGCCAGTCCCGAGGCGCTCCGGTCCTCCGAGGCCCGCCTCGACGAGGCGGCCGGCCTCGCCGCCGCCATCGAACTCGACGTGGTCGAGGCGATCGTGGCACCGGTCCAGCGGATCCGCCCCTCCACCTATCTCGGCAAGGGGCGGGTCGAGGAACTCGCCGGCGTGATCCGGGCGCGGGAGATCGGTCTCGTCGTGATGGACTGCGCGCTCTCCCCCGTGCAGCAGCGCAACCTCGAGAAGGCGTTCGGCTGCAAGGTGATCGACCGGACCGGCCTGATCCTCGAGATCTTCGGTCGCCGGGCCTCGACGCGGGAGGGCACGCTCCAGGTCGAGCACGCGCATCTCGCCTATCAGCGCAGCCGCCTCGTGCGATCCTGGACCCACCTGGAGCGCCAGCGCGGCGGCTTCGGCTTTCTCGGCGGTCCCGGCGAGACGCAGATCGAGGCCGACCGGCGCATGATCCAGGAGCGCATGACGAAGATCGAGCGCGAACTCGACAGCGTCACCCGCACGCGCGGCCTGCATCGCCAGAGCCGGGCGCGGGTGCCCTATCCCATCGTCGCGCTGGTCGGCTACACGAACGCGGGCAAGTCCACGCTGTTCAACATCCTGACCAAGGCCCAGGTCATGGCGCAGGACATGCTCTTCGCCACCCTCGACCCCACCGCCCGCGCCACCAAGCTGCCGCATGGCGAGACGGTGATCCTCTCCGATACGGTGGGCTTCATCTCCGAATTGCCGACCTCGCTGATCGCCGCCTTCCGGGCGACCCTGGAGGACGTGATCCACGCCGACATCCTCCTGCATGTGCGCGACGTCGCGCATGTGGACAGCGAAGCCCAGGCCGAGGATGTCGGCTCGGTCCTGCGCGAGCTCGGCATCGAGACCTCGGCCTCCCGCATCATCGAGGTCTGGAACAAGGCCGACCTCCTCGACGCGGACGAGCGCAACCGCCTCCTGAACCTCAGCACCCACGGCCGCAACGACCGGGACAGCGATGCACCCGTGCTGGTGTCGGCCGTGACCGGGGAGGGTCTCGACGTGCTCACGGCGCGGATCGAGGCGCGGATCGCCCGCCAGCGCTCCACCTTCGCGGTGATCCTGCCGCCGGAGGACGGAGCCGCCCTGCACTGGCTCTACGAGAACGCGGAAGTCCTGGACCGGCGCGAGGAGGAGGGGGGCACCATGCACCTCGCCATCCGCATCGCCCCCGAGAAGGAGCCGCGCTTCCTCAACCGCTTCGCGGGCGCACGCCGGCTCAACCGGGTCGGCTGA
- a CDS encoding fasciclin domain-containing protein: protein MKITHRALAAATLAFALGAAAPTAAFAKNPMVGGAPMYASKTIVENAVNSKDHTTLVAAVKAAGLVDTLSGPGPFTVFAPTNAAFAKLPAGTVETLVKPENKATLTKILTYHVVSGTYTAKDLMKLVKDGGGEAQLKTVAGEPLVIQTKGKKVYVTDAKGSTATVTTANVMQSNGVIHVVNGVLQP from the coding sequence ATGAAGATCACGCACCGCGCCCTGGCTGCCGCCACGCTCGCCTTCGCGCTCGGCGCCGCAGCGCCCACCGCCGCATTCGCAAAGAACCCGATGGTCGGCGGCGCGCCGATGTACGCCTCGAAGACCATCGTGGAGAACGCGGTCAACTCGAAGGATCACACCACGCTGGTCGCCGCCGTGAAGGCCGCAGGCCTCGTCGATACGCTGTCGGGCCCCGGCCCCTTCACGGTGTTCGCGCCCACCAACGCCGCCTTCGCCAAGCTCCCGGCCGGCACCGTCGAGACCCTGGTGAAGCCCGAGAACAAGGCGACCCTCACCAAGATCCTGACCTATCACGTGGTTTCCGGCACCTATACGGCCAAGGACCTGATGAAGCTGGTCAAGGATGGCGGCGGCGAGGCCCAGCTCAAGACCGTCGCGGGTGAGCCCCTGGTGATCCAGACCAAGGGCAAGAAGGTCTATGTGACCGATGCCAAGGGCAGCACCGCAACGGTCACCACTGCCAACGTGATGCAGTCGAACGGCGTGATCCACGTCGTCAACGGCGTGCTCCAGCCCTGA